The stretch of DNA ACTGCCGAACGGTTTATAATTTTAAGTGGTTTATGCGGCAACGGGGGCATCGGGCGACCGCTTCGGGTTCTCCGATGCTACGAAAGATAAACGACTACTTCTAAAGGTTGGATATCAACCGCGAGAAACAACTTTGACTAACGAGGAGAGATTTAGATGGTTGACAGGAAGAGCCAGACGCGTCTGCTGGTTGTTACGATTATCATACTTGGTATCGTCGGTTATATGATATACAACTCATCCACATCATCCTACGCCTACTTCAAAAAGGTGGGAGAAGTCAGCGCCGACCCCAACCTGATCGGCAAATCGATCAAAGTGGGCGGCAAGATAGTAAAGAATTCAATCGTCCAGACCGGGCGAAAGTATACCTTTAAAATCAGTGAGCAGGGCAAGCAGTTAACGGTTGTTTATTCGGGCCAGCTGCCTTCTACCTTCGGCGATGAGGTATACGCCATCGCGGAAGGCAAGCTCGTCTCCTCCGACACGCTTGAGGCCAAAAGCGTTATTACCCGGTGTCCCTCGAAATACGAATCCAAGAAGGCAGAGGTTGAGTAATTTATGCATATCCTTGGTTTAATCGCTCTCATTATCTCGGTCGCTTTGTCCCTTTGCGCCGCCTTTATGTTTTTCGCCGGTAACCAATCAAACAAGGGAGAGCTCCCGTACAAGGCGGCCAGCCGGCTCATGATCTGGCAGTTCCTTACCCTCACTCTTGCCGGTTTGGTTTTGTTGATCGCGTTTTTAACCGATGATTTCTCCTTCGCTTACGTCGCCGAGCACTCCGCGGCGCAAATGAGCTCTTTTTATAAAGCGTCCGCCTTCTGGGCCGGTCACGAGGGCTCGCTTCTTCTCTGGCTCTGGATGCTCTCGGGTTTTACATCAGTCCTGTCCCTGCTTAACCTTAAAACAACCGACCGGCTTAATTCACTCGCCCTGTACCTTTCAAATTTCGTTCAGCTCTTTCTGGCGATCACCATCATGGCCGCCACCAATCCGTTTGAGGCCGCGGGATACACCGCAACCGGCGCCGG from Bacillota bacterium encodes:
- a CDS encoding cytochrome c maturation protein CcmE: MVDRKSQTRLLVVTIIILGIVGYMIYNSSTSSYAYFKKVGEVSADPNLIGKSIKVGGKIVKNSIVQTGRKYTFKISEQGKQLTVVYSGQLPSTFGDEVYAIAEGKLVSSDTLEAKSVITRCPSKYESKKAEVE